The genomic DNA CAATCTGGGAACAATTAGGTTGAGAGTGTGAACATAGTCAGCCGAAAAACACTGAATTGCTATTGCGAGAAATATGCTGATGCGAGAGGAAGCCTTCTATCTTGGTATGATCGCGTTTCGAAGAAAAAATACTCTAATCATGCGAAGCTGAAAGAGGATTTTCCAAGTGCTGATCATGTCGGCGACAATAGGTATGTATTCCATATAAAAGGAAATCATTTCAGGCTGATTGTTTGGATTCGGTTTGAGACAGGTCAGATACTTGTGAAGTGGTTTGGACCTCATGCCGAATACGATAAAATATTAGCAGCAGAGGTGAGTTATGATGATCCGTGCCATTAAAACAGATGCTGACTACGAAGCAGCGCTGGCTCGGGTCGAAGAAATTTTCGACTCGGAACCCGGTAGCCCTGAGTTTGACGAACTGGAGGTCTGGGGTACTCTCATTGGTGCATATGAAGATGAGAATCACCCTGTTCCGCCGCCAACTCCGCTTGAGGCTATTGAATTTGTCATGGACCAGCAGGGGCTGAAACAAAAAGACCTTGTTCCGTTTATTGGTTCAAAAAGCAAAGTATCTGAGGTGCTTGCTGGAAAAAGAAAGCTGACACTGAAAATGATACGTGCACTGCACGAAGGATTGGGTATTCCCGCAGACACTCTCCTGAAGGAGCCGGGTAAAAAATTGCCTGAGACCTTGGCTGACGTTCATTGGAGCCAATTCCCTGTAAGGGAAATGGCCAAACGTGGTTGGATTAAAGATGCCAAAGACTTGATGGATAGAGCCGAGGAGGCTGTGCGAAATCTCATGGCGCAGGTCGGCCAGCCAGACTGCCTGCCCACAGCGTGTTATCGTTGCGGGATTTCCAGGACTGCGGCTGACATCGATATGTATGCTGTTCAGGCGTGGCTGCTTGGGGTTCAGCTCAAGGCACAACATATTGAAACAACAGGTACCTACGACGGCAATCTGGATGAGACCTTTTTAAGTCGTTTGGCCAGGCTGAGTATGTTTAGCGATGGCCCGCAAAAAGCAGTTGAGTATCTCAGTTCAAAGGGGATTAAGCTGGTTGTTGAGCCGCACTTCCCCCATACGAAGCTGGATGGCGCTGCAATCCTGCAATCAGGCGTGCCCATCGTCGCACTGACGTTGAGATACGACAGAATTGATAATTATTGGTTTACTTTGCTTCATGAATGCGCCCATGTGATAAAGCATCTTTCGGAAGACAACAGCCTCATTCTTGACGATTTTGAATCCGAAGCTGTTGATGCAAGAGAACACGAAGCTAATATCCTTGCTCGTGATGCCGTTGTGCCTCTTGAGACATGGGAGAATCATAAAATAACGAAGGTAAAGCACCCCAAGAAGGATCATGTCATTGGCCTCGCAAGTCAGATGGAGGTTCATCCTGCGCTGATCGCTGGGCGTGTTCGATATGAAAGAAAAAAATACAATATTTTTTCAAACCTTGTTGGGAATCGGGATGTGCGTAAATTATTTGCTTAAATAGTTTTTAGCCCTTGAACATATGCATGAAAGCTGGATACGTATCCTGGATCGCTGGGGTCCCCTACCCTTTTCAAAACAATATCCGCCACCTGCCGAGAGAAGCAGTTTTTGAGTGCCTTGAGGGACTGTATGAAGCCAGCCAGGCCATGAATGGCTCCCCTGCAAATTTCAAAGACTGGATACTTTCAATTTTTGGACAGGTAATTTCAGACTGTTTCATGCTTCCATACAACAAAAGACAAGTCGCCGGGTGAACAATGTTTTAGTCTGTCTTTAACGTCTGACTTATCGTCTGTGGCTAAAAATAAGAAAAGAATTTCAAGCAAACTTATTCAACCCTTCGAGTTCAAATGGTGATAACAGGCAAACTTCTTTTGAAGGTTGATTATTGTATGGATTAATAAGGTAAAGCCCCTGGCTTTGGCTGTAATTCTCACAGAATGTGAAAAGCCCCTGAAAGTCAGATACCTTCAGGTGGCTCTTGTACTTGATCTCTACGGGAACTGGACCGCTGTCGTGGTTTAAAACCAAATCAACTTCCTGTCGATTTTTTGTTCGCCAGAATTTCAAGCGATCCGGCTTGAATCCATTTTTTATCAGCTCTGAAATCACAAATCCTTCAAACAAAAAAGAGGCGTCTGGCCGGATTTGCGGGCCGTTGAAGTTATTCAAGAAATAATTTCTTACTCCATTGTCTAAAAAGTAAATCTTGGGCGTTTTGACCAGCTCCTTGTTGCGATTGGTAAAGAAAGGAGTATGGACAGTAATGATGAAGGTTTCCCGCAGGATTTCCACATAATTCTTGGCGGTTTTTTCGTTTATCGAGGCGACTTGAGCCAGCTGACTGTAAGGAGTCTCCTGACCGTTATTTATTGCCAGGTGCTGAATGAGGGTTTTGGCATGTTTGATACGGTCCAGGGCTAAAAAGTCCACCAGATCTTTTTTCACGTAAAGATCAAAAATTGAAGCAAGAACTTCTTCTTTCTCCTGGTCCTGGACCTGGGCGACTTCAGGATAGCCGCCATAAATCATGAATTTTTCAAGTTCAGTAAATACCTCAGGAACCAGCACTTTAAGATTTTTACTTTTAACCCCTGAAATATTGTTGACTTTTTCCAGCAGTTCACTTTGATCGACAAACTCTAAGTATTCCTTGAAGGATAAAGGATACACCCTGACAGTTCGCTTACGTCCGGCCAGACTTTCCTGGACGCGCTCATTAATTGCCAGTGAGGATGAGCCTGAAGCAAATATCTTTACATCAGGATGATGGTCCGCAAGATTTTTTAGAACCAGACTTATATCCGAATACCTTTGAAATTCATCAAGAAAAAGAAAAAAGCGCCGCTCGTGATTGGGTTTGTACCCGTTAAGCTTCAGAATATTCAAGCAATTTTCATAAGTGCTCACTTTTTCATAGTTGGAGTACACATCAAGGTCTAAAAACAGCTTGGGGCAATCTTGAGGAAGCCTTCTATATATTTCACTGAGCAAGGTTGTCTTTCCAACCTGCCTTGCTCCAATCAGAAGCGTAATTTTATTATTTTTACTCTGTTCTTCTAATCTGGAAAATATTTGGCGGTTTTTATACATTTTTATATCACCTTTTTCGGGTTTTCTTTCCGGAAAATATTAAACTATTCCGGAATGAGGGGCAAGAAAAAGATTAATGGCCACAGACAAAAAGGGCAGACGAAATCCATTTCAGCTGGCAATTTGCCAGCTGAAATGGATTTCGTACTTAGTGATGGCCAAAGCATCATTGCCGTGGAAGTCAAGCCGGGCCGCATGGCCCGTCCTTCTGTCTCTCGTTCCGCCAGAAGCTTTTTGGAAGCCTATGCGCCTCGCATGCTTTTTGTGTTCAACCAGACTTTGGATACAACAATTACCGTACAGGATCGACCCGTACGGTTTGTTCCGCTGGAAGCTGCCATCCCGGAAATTGTGAAGCACGCATTGGAAGATGTCCGGTTTTGATAAGTCTGTTGGCCACTCCGAAGAAACGCAAGCCAACAGGGTCAGGCAAAATATACTTTTTCGCTGTCCATGATAGGGAATCTCGGCGGCAGGATTCATAGCATTTAGTACTTGACAATTCAAAGTGGTCCAAGTCATGTCTGACACAGAATTAACATCTCATATAAGGAATTTTTCCACGCGATCCCGAAAGTTCAGGTCGTTATCCTGTTTGGGTCTGTAGCGCATGGTCGCTTGACAGCTTCAAGCAGCCGGCACCCATAAACATGTACGTATGTTTTGATCGGCTCCGCAATGAAAAAGTTATCACCGAGGGGGAGAGTTCATGAGCGAATTACAGCCTTTTACCAACATTCCACCTTTCATTAACCGCGACGTGGAGATGCGTTTTTTGCAGTCATGGATCGAGGAGAAGCCCAAGAATATCTTGTTCTTGTACGGCCCCAAATCCAGCGGCAAGACCACGTTGATTTACCAGTTCATTGAACGTAACCTTCCCCGGACAGAGTATGACATCAAGCATTTTAACCTGCGCAAATTGTTGCTGATCAACTACGAGAGCTTTTTGCGGGCCTTTTTCGAGCGTAAGGACAGCCAACAGGTCAAGGAGACCAGGCAATACGACCTGAAGGTGTTCAAGCTCAGCGTGGAGACGCTCAAGGGGCTGGAGAGCAGGGAGCTGGATCCGTTCATTGTCATGGAAAAGGAGCTGGAAAAAATCAACAAAAAAGGCAAGCGCCCGCTGATTATCATTGACGAGCTGCAGGCCCTGGCCGAAATCTATTTCAACGGCGGCCGAGAGTTGATCAACGAGATGTTTAACTTCTTCGTGGCCATGACCAAGGAATCCCATCTGTGTCACGTACTTATTGCCAGCTCGGACGGATATTTTATTGAACGATTGTACAACGACAGCAAGCTCAGAAAGACCAGCGAGCTGTTCGAGGTGGACTACCTGCCCAAGGAGGATATTGTTTACTGGCTGAACAATCTGGAAAAAGAGTCCAATATCACCGATTTTATCTTGACCAGTGAACAGATTGAATACTTCTGGGAACACTTTGGGGGCAGTATCTGGGAAATATCTAATTTGCTGGGAAAAATGATCTCAATAGCCCAGAAAAGCACTGTGCCCCGGCCCGAAATGGAGCGGATTGTTTCCCGATACATGATGCAGGCAAAGAGTTATTTCAAGGAATACGGAGCACTTGATCCCTCCAGAACTGCTTTGCTTCGTGAAATATATGCCGCTGTTTCCAGGAATGGTTGTTTCGATGAATTGGCTTTGGGCGGTTTACTGAACAATGAAGTTTATGCCGACAAGAAGGCTTTGCAGGAAGAGCTGCGCTACCTGGTGCAACAAAACTTCCTTTACTACAATCCAACTCTTGCGGAATACAAACTCCAGGGGCGAAGCATGGAGATTGGATTGGGGATGTTTTTGCATGAAGTCGACGCAGTGCGCGCATAGCCTGTACCAAAGTCGGGCGTAAAATGATTTTTTACACCCGGCTCTGAAAAGGCTGCCCTTGTGTTTTCTTTCTTCGTGAATTTTGTGCCTTTGTGGTTCTATACAAACTTTTATTTATGCAGGAGTTGACCATGCGTTACAAAAAGGAACCCGCATTTATTAATCGGCAGGCCGAGTTGGGTTATCTCAGTTCCTGGATAGAAGAACGTCCGGAGCATATTCTGTTCCTTTACGGTCCCAAATCCAGCGGCAAGACCACGTTGTTATACCAGTTCATTAAACGTAACCTTCCCCGGACAGAGTATGACATCAAACATTTCAATCTGAGGGAGTTGCTGCTGATCAACTACGAGAGCTTCCTAAGGGCCTTTTTCGAGCTCAAGGACAGCCAACAGGTCAAGGAGACTCGGGCAATACGACCTGAAGGTGTTCAAGCTCAGCGTGGAGACGCTCAAGGGGCTGGAAAGCAGGGAACTGGATCCGTTCATCGTCATGAAGCGGGAGTTGGAAAAAATCACCAGAAAAGGCAAGCGCCCGCTGATTATCATCGACGAGTTGCAGGCCCTGGCTGAGATCTATTTTAATGGTGGCCGAGAGCTGCTCAACGAGATGTTCAACTTTTTCGTGGCCATGACCAAGGAATCCCATCTGTGTCACGTACTTATTGCCAGTTCTGACGGGTATTTTATTGAACGATTGTACAACGACAGCAAGCTCAGAAAGACCAGCGAACTGTTCGAGGTGGACTACCTGCCCAAGGAGGATATTGTTTACTGGCTGAACAATCTGGAAAAAGAGTCCAATATCACCGACTTTACCTTGACCAGTGAACAGATTGAATACGTCTGGGAGCATTTTGGGGGCAGCATTTGGGAAATATCAAACCTGCTCGGGCAGTTTTTGAAGGTGTGTCAAGACGGAATGGTTCCCCAGGAGGAAATGGAGCGTGTCGTTGCCAGGTATGTCATGCAGGCCAGGAGCTACTTTGAGGAGTATGCCGGTCTGAAGAAACATCGTCATTCTTTTTTTTCTGAAGTCAACAAGAGTCTTGCCAAAGGATTTTTCAAGGAGACTGACCTGGTGGCTCTTGTGGAAAGTGGTGTGTTTACCGAGGATGGGCTGCGAGAGGAATTGAACGGTCTGGTGCAGAAGAACTTCTTCTACTACAACCCCACCCGGGCAGAGTATAAACTCCAGGGGCGAAGCATGGAGATTGGATTGGGGATGTTTTTGCATGAAGTCGACGCAGTGCGCGCATAGCCTGGTGCCAAAATGGTATCAATGTCTTGCATGGTTGGTTTAGCCCCAGGATTTGAGTGAAAACACATCAAAAAATCTGCCTGGAAAATTCAGTTTCAGATCTGTGTTCAAAAAAATATAAAGAGCGTCTATGGGCTCTGTAAATGAGCTACTTGTGAAGAATTTTCTCAAGGTAAGACTGATCTCGCATAGAGGTGTCATGATGGCACTTTGGCTGTATTCAGATGTAGAGCGAGTGATGATGGCCCCAGTCACCAGCCCAAGTGAAATCAGTTCCGCTGGCCATTAAATCAAAGATCAAACTGAGGCTTGACAAAGGGACTTGGACGTCGAATAGTCTGACAATCAAGCATTGACAGACAATTGTGACAAGAAAAATATGTGCATCTGGTCAAGATGAAAATATGAAAATAAACAGCTATCATAGTGCAGGCTCGACGTACCCTAAACTTAAGCCCCAAAAGACAATAAATATTTCTGATGTTGAATGGATTGGTTTTCGTTTTTTAGACAATATTTCCAAAACTTTTAAATATAACAACAAATATTACAAGGCCATTTATCCTAATGCTATGGAATACACTTTGAACTTGTTTAAAAGTGGAATTATTGATGGGCTAATAGAAAAAAAAATTATCCCTGAAACAACAATTACAAACTATACTATTGACAAATTTCCATTAGTTTTGATGCAGGAAACTGAATTTTTCAACATTGACTCAATTAACTGGAACCCATTAATGTTGAAAGATGCTGCAAAAAAAGTTATTGATTTACAAAATTTTTAATTAGGCATGACTTAATGCTTAAAGATGGCCACACTAAAAATATAATATTCCAAGAAAACTGTACACCTAAGTGGTGTGATATTGGCAGCATAGTATCACTCAATGACAAGCAGCAATTTTGTACACGTGATATAATAAGTGATTATTTGTATCCATTAATGATCAGAGAACACTCTATCAGTTTAGCAAGAATTTCAAGATATCTTTCCAAATATCATTGCACTGAACGAGAATTCTATTATATCACAAATAAACAATTAAATGTCAATAGCGATAAGGCAATTGATAACATAAATCAAATTGAACACTTAATTAACAACATAAGCTTTAAATTTTGCAAAAATTTATACCTAAACAAATATAATGAATCCTGTTTAAGCAAGATAAGGAGTAAAAGATAGACCTGAATAATTTCAGAAGGCATCAAAACAGCACAAGAATTGACATAATCAAAAAAATATTAATTGGGCTTAAGCCCCAAACAGTCCTCGATATTGGTTCCAACCTGGGCGTTTTATCTATATTGGCAGCTCAGACCGGGGCAGAAGTATTAGCAGTAGGTGAGGATGAATGTTTTTCTTGTATGTGTTACGAAAATCTGAAACTCTATGATGGGCTCAAAGCAAAAACAGTTTTGGCATCAGCTGAGTACCTTCCTGGAAATATGCCAGATTTAGTTTTAGCAATTGATCTGACGCACATTTTATTTTTTATAGGCTGTTACAGGCTGGAAATTATCGCAAAGTTGTTAGCAAATCGTACAAGCAATGCTTTACTTACAGAATTTAAGCCTAATGGTATGGATGAATGTATCCCAAAAACCGGATCTTTACAAAAAAACTATAACATAGATCTTTTTCTAACTGAGTTATCGAAATTTTTCAAAACAGTGAGGCCCATACCCCCACCTGGACAAGAAAACGCAGAAGAAAGCATTATTATATTAGCAAAAAACAAAAGAATATCTGGATAGTAACAGTTTAGCCATTTGCATGTGGCACGGCTTCCTGCCCGGAGGCATACAGCCCGGAGGGGGACTGGCTCTCCCAGCCCTTGTTTTATTGAGTCTGTGTTTTACATCAACAAAAAACAAGGGCAGAGGTGCCTGTCCCATGCTTTCCTTAGAAAAAAACTAAACTATTACTCTGGATAAATTGCTAAACTTTCATCAATTTTGAGCCTTCAGTATGTTCGGGAGCATTACCCGTTTCTGAAAAGTCAACTGGGGACAGTCCCGAAGCCAGAGAAAATCTCCGAGTCAAGCTGTAAAAAATCGGGCTTATACCCCGAAACAGCTATGACATACAACTCGGATTTAAAGTATCTGCAGGGAGCATTACGCGTTTCTGACAACCAGATAGGGGACAGTCCCGAAGCCAGGGACAGTCCCCGTGCCAAGCCATGATAAACCGCTTTTAACCCCAAAAAAGCCTGTGACAAACACATCAATTTTTTCAGTTGTCAGAAACGCGTAATGCTCCCGATTTAAAGTTTTTTGAAACGGGTAATGCCCCCCTTTTATAAACCTTAGCACCAGGCAGGCTGCCTGTTGTGGTGAATAGTTACATATGAAAAACACTGACTGCATTATCAACGTATGCCAGAAGCCCTTTCAGACTGCCCTCACCCTTTACAGTCTGTTGAAGCATTCTGGCAAGCACATTGACAAAATTTACTTCATAGAAGAAAATGTTCAGCGTGCCGGGTACGTGCCTGTTGACCACAGTCTGGTCATGTCAGAGCTTGAAGACAGAATTGTTTATTTCCAGCCCAAGCATTTTTTTTACAGATCTACAATCAATACCAGCTATCTCAAGGACCAGCAATATAGACACTCCATCCGATACCAGTATGGCTGGGAAAAATCTGACAAAAAATTCATTTTCCTGACTCATAACGACTGCTATTACAAAGGCGACGTAATAGGTCTGCTGCTTGAATCTATAGGGAATAATATTGCGGCGGGTGAAGTCGGCCAGTGCTGGAACTGCCCTGCTCGTCAATTAAGCAAGTGCCAACCTGAAAATTACCAGGATTATAGACCAAGTCTGGATGAACTGAAGCAAATCTATGCTGCAAAAGGAATAAAAAAACGTCCCTATGATGTGCCCAGATTTGGTCATGAATTCCGTGAAAAGCCATGGCCGCTGCCTGAATGCAGGGTCAGTGAATGGGCAGCACTTATTAACCTGAAGAAAGCCAGAAAAATAACCATCCCCTATGGCAGGGCCTTTCCTCTTGGGGCTTTCAGGTTGGCCGGAGCAAACATTCTGGATACTGGTGTAGCCTGGTTCAGAGACATTTCACATATGGGATTTAAGTGTGTCCATGTTAATCTGCGAGATCATTTCCAGCATTTTAAGGGACATAAAGCACTGGACAACGAAGATATATATACTCAGAAAGAAGAAAAGGCATTAAAGATTCTTGGCAAAGAATTCAATATTATCGTACATAACGGTCTAAATTCATAATTATATCTATAGCCCACCAAACAATATGAATATCCTCTTTGTAAGTCATGATTTCTTGCAGACTCCACAATCCTGCAACGCACAATTTATTGAAAAAATTGCAGAAAAAATAAATAAAAAATCTGGATTCAAAGTTGATATTCTCTGTTTGCCTCCAAGCTCAACGGCTGTCAATATTGCCGATAAAAAAAAATCGTCCGCACTGAACATCTTAACAATCAACAGCAAACCCAGATTATTCACTTTTGATGCTGTACGCTCAAAACATGTGTCACATGAAGTTGAAAAAATTTTCATCAAAAACAGTTATGACATCCTCCATATTTTTACTGTAGGAGAATTAACCGTCGCCCCAGTAGAATCAGCCAAAGAGCATGGGTTAAAAATATTTTTTACTCTTTGCGATTTCTGGTTTCTGTGTGAAGAAAATTATGACTTGGCTTCTGATGATTCAGAATGCACAGGTCCGGAAAG from Desulfonatronovibrio magnus includes the following:
- a CDS encoding type II toxin-antitoxin system HigB family toxin; translated protein: MNIVSRKTLNCYCEKYADARGSLLSWYDRVSKKKYSNHAKLKEDFPSADHVGDNRYVFHIKGNHFRLIVWIRFETGQILVKWFGPHAEYDKILAAEVSYDDPCH
- a CDS encoding ATP-binding protein, producing the protein MRYKKEPAFINRQAELGYLSSWIEERPEHILFLYGPKSSGKTTLLYQFIKRNLPRTEYDIKHFNLRELLLINYESFLRAFFELKDSQQVKETRAIRPEGVQAQRGDAQGAGKQGTGSVHRHEAGVGKNHQKRQAPADYHRRVAGPG
- a CDS encoding ATP-binding protein, with translation MYKNRQIFSRLEEQSKNNKITLLIGARQVGKTTLLSEIYRRLPQDCPKLFLDLDVYSNYEKVSTYENCLNILKLNGYKPNHERRFFLFLDEFQRYSDISLVLKNLADHHPDVKIFASGSSSLAINERVQESLAGRKRTVRVYPLSFKEYLEFVDQSELLEKVNNISGVKSKNLKVLVPEVFTELEKFMIYGGYPEVAQVQDQEKEEVLASIFDLYVKKDLVDFLALDRIKHAKTLIQHLAINNGQETPYSQLAQVASINEKTAKNYVEILRETFIITVHTPFFTNRNKELVKTPKIYFLDNGVRNYFLNNFNGPQIRPDASFLFEGFVISELIKNGFKPDRLKFWRTKNRQEVDLVLNHDSGPVPVEIKYKSHLKVSDFQGLFTFCENYSQSQGLYLINPYNNQPSKEVCLLSPFELEGLNKFA
- a CDS encoding ATP-binding protein, translating into MSELQPFTNIPPFINRDVEMRFLQSWIEEKPKNILFLYGPKSSGKTTLIYQFIERNLPRTEYDIKHFNLRKLLLINYESFLRAFFERKDSQQVKETRQYDLKVFKLSVETLKGLESRELDPFIVMEKELEKINKKGKRPLIIIDELQALAEIYFNGGRELINEMFNFFVAMTKESHLCHVLIASSDGYFIERLYNDSKLRKTSELFEVDYLPKEDIVYWLNNLEKESNITDFILTSEQIEYFWEHFGGSIWEISNLLGKMISIAQKSTVPRPEMERIVSRYMMQAKSYFKEYGALDPSRTALLREIYAAVSRNGCFDELALGGLLNNEVYADKKALQEELRYLVQQNFLYYNPTLAEYKLQGRSMEIGLGMFLHEVDAVRA
- a CDS encoding ATP-binding protein, whose translation is MEKITRKGKRPLIIIDELQALAEIYFNGGRELLNEMFNFFVAMTKESHLCHVLIASSDGYFIERLYNDSKLRKTSELFEVDYLPKEDIVYWLNNLEKESNITDFTLTSEQIEYVWEHFGGSIWEISNLLGQFLKVCQDGMVPQEEMERVVARYVMQARSYFEEYAGLKKHRHSFFSEVNKSLAKGFFKETDLVALVESGVFTEDGLREELNGLVQKNFFYYNPTRAEYKLQGRSMEIGLGMFLHEVDAVRA
- a CDS encoding ImmA/IrrE family metallo-endopeptidase translates to MMIRAIKTDADYEAALARVEEIFDSEPGSPEFDELEVWGTLIGAYEDENHPVPPPTPLEAIEFVMDQQGLKQKDLVPFIGSKSKVSEVLAGKRKLTLKMIRALHEGLGIPADTLLKEPGKKLPETLADVHWSQFPVREMAKRGWIKDAKDLMDRAEEAVRNLMAQVGQPDCLPTACYRCGISRTAADIDMYAVQAWLLGVQLKAQHIETTGTYDGNLDETFLSRLARLSMFSDGPQKAVEYLSSKGIKLVVEPHFPHTKLDGAAILQSGVPIVALTLRYDRIDNYWFTLLHECAHVIKHLSEDNSLILDDFESEAVDAREHEANILARDAVVPLETWENHKITKVKHPKKDHVIGLASQMEVHPALIAGRVRYERKKYNIFSNLVGNRDVRKLFA